The nucleotide window aatcgctataatagGATTATTCTGACGCAAAGTATACgacgcggatctaagaagtcttattttaattagactgcACAAAATTAAgcccatctggtcaaaaaacgacacaggcattttatttttaaagtcaattttcaaaagataaattTCTACTAAACATATTGGTATCATGTCAAAATGTCCCAAACCCTACTTTaatattcttaaaatttcatttaaatattttctaccAGTTATTTCTCAAAAATATTCTCAATAGTTTTTCACCGCATCCTTTTCATTGTCTCATAGATATTCTCTTTAATTTCTCAtaaattaatctcataactcctataatcaatacaaaatagatagttgggcaaacacggaccactggacacaccagaggtgggatcgggtgcttaggaagagtaagcatcccctgttgaccggtcacacccaccgtgagccctatatcctgatcaggtaaacggagttatccgtagtcaaaatcagtgtgccaagaacggcctaacaatcggtatgaaacacgtcagacaagtTGTGTTCctgaatatttcaaatatctaaTATTAAGAAAATGTACGTCTGGCTATAGTTTACAATTAGTACTATAAGGTATATTACAAAATGCGTGCACCATCTACATTACAGACTTAATATACattatacctacatgtatataatgtctaATCTACAACGGGGAtccgggatagaataggtccccagtaccccttgcttgtcgtaagaggcgactaaatggggcggtctttcggatgagaccgcaaaaaccgaggccttgtgtcacagcaggtgtggcacgataaagatctctccctgctcaaaggccataagcgccgaacatggGCCTAACTTCACCGgcaaatggtgacgtctccatgtgagtaaaaaattctcgagtgggacgttaaacaagacacAACCAACCAACAACGAGGGCTCAGTATTTTATCTAAGCAAGTCTATTGTGATTATGCTCTGGTCCGTGGCATTATCACACATTTACGATATTTCTGCTTTCTTACTTCGATAATCTTCAACAAACGCTGAAGAGGTTGGCACCTGaaatttggagtaatgtcatgggggggggggtatttttaatttctacatGGAAGGAGATTTAGGAATTAATAAGAAAACCTGGGGtcacaatgcttgttattgaactacagtgttctaaacataacctttttgcaattaaaattgactaaagatttattcaattaaacatGGGTCGTCTGTttgtgtcaacacaacataaatagatacataatcatgtcttctaacaatacaaataaaaaaaagtttaatactagtgatggaaataaataatgacttAATTGCACTTGATagaggagtaatgtcaatttccaaaatttcgcaTAATTTTTAtggtcttgtcttaaaatctAAAATGGAATTAACAAAGTGGGGATTatagatcaaatttttaaatcattggcgaaaatactgcaTTTTTACATAAAACTTCGAGTGAATTAATTTAAACtgttttaagaatcggtgttctgtttggaaaaatataccaaccaaattaatgataaattacaatatttgaactagttccaagtctcaactacttgtattcATAACTTATAAagctgaaatacacgtataggggtataaaaatagaagatatattagatgaaacagaaactgtaaaatcatgcCGAATtggaactttttgattaatcaatccttctgccacaaaatatagtcccttcaatactcttttaaaatttgaatttaatttttttacaaCTGATTTGGGTTctgtaatagatgtgtaatatgtttgcaccaatggaatcagtattgaaccagtgaatacttagttgtagcatcctgtgcAGTTGTGCGCAAAAGCTCAAGAACTAACTTAATTCCTTGAACGCAAATATGGTcaaatatcatatcaatatattttttccattctttttatcttattttgcagtgaatgaaatatttgagaACCATTTTCCCTTAATCACGGAAAAGTTTTGCCTCTGCAAAGTAAGCCTAGAAAGTCAAGTGAATGATCATTCGCAACATCTCGGGTATTTCCGTTAGAGGCAGTAAGCGTTTAGCGTATACACTAAAATTACTTTTACCAGCGAACGTATACACTATTTTGAACAGGTTCATTATCCAAGTCATTTGATCAGttgtataaataataaatttgttTAGAATTTTGGAAAGTAAATACATTCGTTTGCTAAGGTGTTGAATTGATATGACATAAATGcttatcataaacatgtatgcATATACATTTATCTGATTATATACACATTATTTTGATCCCAATCTTgtcttcatgaatatttataacTTGATTTTGGAAAACATTTATTACTTTCCGTGTAAACAGTACTAAACAGACAGGCATCGTGTTCCGTGTTCTTATCAGCACATGATTAAATCGTACCCATGTTGAATTCattttaatcaatcaatttatcgATTTTTACATCTTTCAATTTTATCACAACCTTCCATAACAACTACACATTGGTAGACGCAATCTGACGACAACATCTAAAAATCATTGCTGACTTAATAGGAAGAAGATGACAGTCTCCTCTCTTTGGATGAGTGGTATTTTAATCTCGATATCAATTGGTAAGAAAAAAACTACAATTTCTATATCGGGTTTTCATGTTCTACCTTTAATAGTATTTACGTACCATGTATACATATCAAACACTTGTGTATTTAATTCTCACCACTCGTCTGATGATCAAACTTGATAGATTTCTAATTCCgtcctttatatacatgtagtttgaataatttgaaaatggcCGATTGATTTCTGCGAACGTGGGTGCTATGaggaacacatcttgttttatactgttggtgaTATTAGAATTTAGCGTAGCTATGCAGAACAGGAAGTCTGTTTTAGATTTCGTAGCCCCTGGGACTAGTAATACTTTAACAGCGTGATGAAACGTGGAGTAAACTGAACTTTTAAAATACAGTGTGTGGCTCCAATGTTTAACAAAGACTATGATGAATTAATTTATGAGAATTAAGAAATTCTAGTACCGTATAAGTAGAATatttagcgaggatttaattttggcttTATTAGCGACAGTGTTGAGATCGCCAAAATAGAATATCGCTAATATTTATTCCTTTTCGGAGGTAATAGCTATATTCCATGGAATGCTAAATGCAACCTTAGCTCTTGTTAAGTATATATACCCATAATTTATGAACCtatcgctaaatttgtgtcttgcTAAAAATACCAATTATACGGTATTGCCATTGTGATTACAGATCGATAACTCCTATTTTCTATACACACCATACAACTCTATttcaccaaaacattcataattCTTCGTTTCAAATCAAtcataaagtacaagtatatgtatgtgtaaCCGTTCTCATGAATATCAAATGTTCTTTTTTCAAATCTTAACATGTTGTTGTCATTAATAATATTGTTTGTCAAGGCTATctattgtttgtgtatataaattGTTTGTGAACTATGGAGCAACtgtgatatcaatgttgatAGGGATAAACCGGTTCGCTATCTGAAAGATGTACTTTACATACAAACAACCTCATATagttctatatatatacatgaagaTACAGTTATACagtttttgaattaattttgatgggatccgtgtttgcctaactatctattttgtactgcttataggagttatgagattgataactgttcgctatctccacctttcatgtGTTTTATAAAAATGCCATGCATCATCAACTCCATATATTTTGAGAAAGAAAAGTATAAAAATCTAATAATCCAATAATTCCAAATCATGCAGGGAagataaaatatacatatagttCATTTAATGcacattgtatacatgtatgtccaatCCAAGGGGTCCGTAACTCCCAGATGAGGACTTTATAATGGTGTCTTCGTAGAGATATTGACCgtaagaaaaaatataaaagattCCCCATCTGTCAAATACTTTATTTAAGAATCACATTTTCAAAAACCCAAAAGAACACAAATTATAGCGATACTCGCGCCGATTGGTGGTTCCTGTCTCTACCTCCACTAAAACAGTCTTTCACGAGCTGTCATTGTCATCAAATCTCGAAATGATATTAATtaatataagtaaatatatttataacaggTTCGTTTTACTTCGGTCCGTTTTCATTTATCGCAACAGGATGTCCCACCTACGTTTATCATTTCGTCTATATTTAGATACAAACCCTATCAATATCTACATAAAAACAAAACGAAAGCGTGTTCGTTGTACTTCCCTTAGAGAATGTTCACTCGTAACTATAGGTGAAGTGCCATACAGAATTTAGACCTACACCTAGCGCTTAGGACCCATATTTACTAACGTccgtagacgtaaacgtaggatTAAAGTCTGACTTACGATTAGAGAGATACGTACTCGTAAAATGGTAttcgaatttggctccacttttttggcacgctgtttttggctatatttagctctaaaacttcatagttatttcggatttcaaacatttcggttgagcatcaccgaagaaacattatttgtcgaaatgcgcatctggtgcatcaaaattggtacagtataagttttacattcacaaAACCTTTCGTAGCCGCAAAACGTAACTTACGAATTCTTAAATGTACGATTTCACATACGCGTGCGCAGTGGCTATTTTCACTTCGAAACGAAACAAGGTGAATTTGCTCCTCTACTTTGAATCCCCTGCGCTACCGCCGCATTATAACTTAAAATGACGAAAAAGAACACAGAACCTTGTGAAAAAGCAACGCATTTCAACGTGAATGCCTGTCTACGCTATGTCTAAATCTACGTCTGTTAGTGAATACCGTCCCACACGTAAACGTAAGCTACATCTAGATTTACTCTACGTTTACAAACTTTAGCAAATATGGGTCCAGGGTCGTAACAatgaggagttatgagattgatcagtgttcgttatcttcacctttcatcgtgCTAGACCTGCCGCGATTGAGGACTTCGAGATTTTAAGGTATTGTAATGACTATATCCCATCgtcaaacaaatataaaaaattctacCACTTTAAGGTTTTGAACAATCAAAACTATTCTAAATCACAAATTACATTTatagtttttaattcaatatgtttctctacatgtatatgaggtTTAAACAAAGAGTAAATCAAACAATGTTACAAAAAAGACCAACAACTTAGCATCCTACCTCGTAAGCTCGAACCCCGCTCATGTCATGGTTGTATCATTCATGAGACGTAAACATATGCAATTATCTCTCCTTCGCCAATCTTTCGGGTATTACCTTAACAATGAATGGCCTGTGTCGCGACATGCATTGACAtgttaaagaaccttcactgttacggccctgagaactaagcataggtctaaatttgtggtacttcacctacagttgaTGACgtatcaatatgagtgaaaactttcgacgggacgtaaaataagCAAACACACACCCAACTATAATGCCAATGTTGGTTGACAAACCATGTGCGTCAATCTTTGCCAATCAGATCCTACGTCTTTTTAAAGTTTCTTGATATCAACGTTATCGTTGCCCACAAGTCTACCAAAAACTCGAGCATGTTGCTGTTTACTTCTATTCCAACAAAAATACCAGACTCGTCATGCTTGTTTAAGATTTCTGAAGCACCACAACTGAGTTTAAATACAAAACATTCTTTATCAAATTTCTCATTAACATATATCCGTTTCAAGTTCTCATTTGCTGTTGATGGCTTTTGGACACCATTTTGCGACAAAAATTGTCTACATTGACTCTTTGTGTTACCTGGCTTACCACAGTAGTaacatttgaatttaatttcCTGCAATATCCTTTTGACCCCTTTCAAGACTTTATCACTCTTCTGTCATGAAGATTCCTTTCTTTGCTTTTCCCTCGGAGCGTTCACTGAAGGGGTTCGAAGTCATGGCTGTTGGCGGGTttgttaatgtaaaacttatacgataccaattttgatgcaccagatgctcatttcgacaaataatgtctcttcagtgatgctcatccgaaattttgaaatccgaaataacaataaccttgctagagctattttaggggaaaaaaGAGTGCCaaaaggtggagtcaaattcgtctaaggataagagctatgcatgagggaggtaatcctttgaaatgaatttcaaaattttatcacagcaattaattATACATCCGTAATTTCAAGCTAGTAAccaagtacttagctactgggctgtagagaccctcggggactaacagtccaccagcagaggccttgacccaggggtcataatgttaaacttatatacggtaccaattttgatgcaccagatgcgcatttcgacaactaatatctcttcagtgatgctcaaccgaaatgtttgaaatccgaaataacaataaacttgctagagctattttaggggaaaacagtgtcaAAGAgtgaagtcaaattcgtctaatgaTAAGAGCAATGCATGATGAGATAAGTGGTCCAACTGTGGCGTAAAATTGATGGTCGAGGGGGTTCCCGAATGGAGTACTATGAATTAAGAGTTGGGTTGGCTCGGAGGTGCATTGGAGTTTGTACACAATATGGGTGGATGTCTGCTGTTGTATTTCAGGCAGCGGTAAGCATACTCGCTTTGCGACATGTAAGTCAAAGCATTCATGTTGAGAGAAATTGATGGCAGGTTTATTGAACGTGAGGGTCATGTATAGTAACCAGAGTTTACTATCTACCGTTCCCCAATCTTGAGAAGGAGTTTGTGTCGTTCTCAGACGACGGTGCGCATCATACGATATCCACCCATTAGATGTTTGAGCCCCCAAACGGATGCTAAGTACAGGGTATATATTCTAACAATTGTTGTGCCCTATAGTATGCACTGTGATGTAGATGCTACAATATATCCGAAATACATCTGTCCACTAACCCAATTTCGTTGGCGTGTTTAAGGTGAGTAGTGAGATTTCTCTGTGAATCAataatactgtaaacgtattatatttggagtgtacgatatttggcggaaatcgttttttttcaacaagttagcgtagatttgatttagcgtattcctgaattactttaaacatctagatttacggatggcattagcgatgtacttgatttagcggaagctgcgttccgccaaaggcactaaatagaatacacagccaaatgtaatacatttacagtaagtgAGAGTAGGTGTTGACTGTCTCTCACCATGAACACTACATTAACAAACTCACCTTGTTGATTCATCAACATGGCATCCGATGGGGAATGCGATATAATTTAGCAGAGGAGGGGTTGACTGATGAATATTTTGTATGCTTGTGACAACGAGTGATACGGCTACAGGTAACATGGATGATAAGCCAGTTACGACTGAGCCTACTGTGGTAAATGAATTTGTTGAATTTGAGTGCTGTATCAAGGGGAGATAAGAGAAGCCATACCCATATCTTGAACCAGGATTGGAGGGTTTTAGATGCCAGGTGTTATTGGCGCCATCGGTAGTGTATATGTGTCTTGTGGTTCCAGTATGGTCGCCATGGATTGGTGTTTCTGCCGTTGATGTGCCCCACGAGACCCTGGTAGGAGTTTGTTTAGGTCGCCTGACCGATGGAACACTAAATGAATTGGCCTTCGGCATCGTACCCAGATGTgacaaaataagaaaaacaattaTTACGAATATATAAAGCAACGCTAAAACTttaagtgacctaaaaatacaGATCAAGATTGTTGCTATACGTGGAATGGcacaatgaaatgaaaatctgactcaatcaaatatattttctgacaTCGACAATTAATCGACGCTAtaactttgataattttttaacgAAAATTGAATAAAGAGACtgtaacaaaattaaaattgatCTGCAAGGATATTTTCGAGAGACACATTTTCAGCAAAAAAAGCATGGGGCATACGCTAATTTCAGAGTGGGTTTGCTAGACCGGGAAGATTCCGAAATAATAAACACCAATCAAAGACCCCTGGATAAATGAGCATATACTAGACATGATattacacgtacatgtatatgtggtaTTATTCATTGCGAAGctcaatacatgtactttgtaacACATACATTGATACGTGTATTGTTAAAGGGAATTGTGCATTCTGCTTCATTTACATTGTTGTTATATATAATTGTAGACATCTTTCACTTCTCCAATTGAATTACTGCGATTTTGTattcatattttacataaatatgttttgtttgttacTTCATACACGGCAAAGTTTTATCACAATGATTTTGGACAGTTTTCACAAAATCTACTACCGGTATATATacgaaaatacatgtatatacgatGATATTCCAGCACATTTAATCTGATTATGATAATAATTTTCCTCCTAATTTCGTCGGTTTTAAGTATAATCGATTTTGACTTTTACATGTATAGTAGTTGGTGACTGTGATTTCTACGGCGGTTATTCCTACTGCTACTACTATTACGAGATGTAAGTATTGTGCAGTTTAGTGACCGAGTACGCACGTATCCACAGTAGTTGGACTTTCACGGAAAGTCATGGAGTCAAGAACCTTCCAAttattcaaatttcatatgtaatttttctttcatttctaatttttttaGTTCCTACTTTTCAATGAACATTcttattatttacatttcaatttCAGACATATTTTCAACATCATGATTTCCTATAGACTGTGATAAGGTGTAAACCCTGTTATTTTTCTTAATCAGAAAGAATATGTGGTAGCGAACCTATTGAGTCAACGAAAAACCATTCGTTGTAACCAAATGTTGTTATATCCAATCAAACGTTTCGTTATTTTCTTCTCATAGGGGTATAAACATCACTTTCATATGTATAACGTTGGAGTGCCGCTAGTGttcaattatttcatattcacCTTTTGCacaaaacaatataattatcaaacaaTTATTATCCAATTTCAaagtttcatacatgtacatgcatgccGTTTTCTCTTGTTGATCTAGTAACTGCTTACACGTATGCGTTTCAGACCTATTGGAACAATAATCGGAGCCGTGGTCGGAGGAATTGCCGGATTAATCCTGTTGTGTGTCTTAGTCGTTGTTGTCTGTATATTCGTCTGTAAAAAGAAAACACCGGGAACAATCATTTATTCCGGGACTGTCAGCTCCACAGTGGCTTCCTCCGGTTTGTCTATCATTTTCAATGATTGTACTTTGGTATATTTTTATGACATGGTGTGTTTTTATCATATTTGCATGTGTGTTGTTTACATTTAGATTATTGAAAAGTTAGGTGATATGCAGTTACAGCGTTAAAGGAACTAAACTAAATTGAtctgattttacatattttaatgataccccccccccccaaaaaaaaaaacccccgaCTGCACACATTAGCAATGCTTCTGataatttgaagcccttcaccggtattagtgacgtctccatataaatCCAAACTtcacgagagggacgttaaacaagattcaatcaatcaatcacttaGATCTTAGACAAACATACGTTGTTCTCATCTAGAGAATAAAGGTACACATGCACACAAAACGTTATATTCCCTTGTATTAGATATGGAACTACGGAATGGCATGTCAAATGATCTTGACttttcaatcaaaatttgaaaaatatatccaCAGCCAAGGAGGAAggagcgggggggggggggggggggggtattaagCACAGTTACAAATAAATTATCTAGGTGACAATCATTCATCAGGAAGAATAGCAATCGCGATAATTCAACTCATGAATTCCAAGAACACAGTAATTGATCCAATAAAGCCGAAAACTTCTAGGGACCAAGAAACCCGATCGAGATAGCCCTACACATGTTtaaatctaaatacatgtagcctCTATGTAACCTCGATAAATGTGATAAGGTCCTTGAAATGTGTATGTTCAAACGTTAGGATGATTTATTATATCGCAAcatttagaaattaaaatatccaTGGGACttttcaatctgattaaaatcagatttctGATCCGTCCCGTTAATATTATGTTGCTACCGGGGCGGATCAAAGAcctgattttaattaaattgaaaagtcccatgttttttggttttttttttactcagaTTGTGGTACTTTTGTGAGGGATATTCCGATAGATGTGTGATTTTAGATTAGTAAAGTGTCGTCTTATCTTAAATACACATACCTCGGGGAACTTATTTCCTGACATTTTGCTTTTGAactgaacatattttattgacaaataCGTCAAAAGAATTAGGCATAAATTCAAAAACGTACATAGCCCTCTCCCGTTGCAATACTTTATGAAATTATTATACATTATGAGTACTCTACAACGGACACAAAGaattactatacatgtatattatttgtgTTTACAGAGTGTACAGATTGTAATA belongs to Ostrea edulis chromosome 7, xbOstEdul1.1, whole genome shotgun sequence and includes:
- the LOC125653867 gene encoding uncharacterized protein LOC125653867; protein product: MTVSSLWMSGILISISIGIVVGDCDFYGGYSYCYYYYEIPIGTIIGAVVGGIAGLILLCVLVVVVCIFVCKKKTPGTIIYSGTVSSTVASSAPYNSYPNHPQQHGWGVQRVQPSAPSYPGYGQQQYPPRVSQPMPPPTYAENVVPGQPPQNTN